In Xenopus laevis strain J_2021 chromosome 2S, Xenopus_laevis_v10.1, whole genome shotgun sequence, a genomic segment contains:
- the timeless.S gene encoding protein timeless homolog isoform X1, whose amino-acid sequence MDLYMMNCELLATCSALGYLEGDTYHKEPDCLESVKDLIRYLRHEDDTRDIRQQLGAAQILQNDLIPLVIQHHNDKQLFDAVIRLTVNLTQPALLCFGKVPQDPTFRHHFLQVVSFLQAYKEAFANEKLFGVLSEKLYDLLQMEWEQREEEHNLLIERILLLVRNILHVPPDPEEEKSVDDDASIHDRVLWAIHMSGMDDLIKFLASSETEQQWSMHVLETVSLMFRDQIAEHLAATGQTRSTAERDTDIKNLEILRQREMAEKKNRVFQRGTRHSRFGGSYIVQGLKSIGDKDVVYHKGLHNFKNYTHDLGKEMRRVPKRKQQAKDTEARRRSALNVRLFLKEFCVDFLENCYNRQMYIVKDNLIREKAQQHDETYYLWSMAFFMGFNRLFHFKPELVSETVSIRTFHFIEQNLTNYYEMMLTDKKEATSWARRMHLALKAYQELLSTVHEMDHSKEEAVRESSKIIKNNIFYLMEYRELFLALFRKFDETKQPRSFLKDLVETTHLFLKMLEKFCKGKQNVVVQNRRVKRKKKKKSSASGAKEAQPKSTEELEAIWKNVSEQLRTCTENSENLPDSVVPFDAASEIPVEEQRAEALVRIQDGLFSGRAPEALVLLRSAREVWPEGDVFGAEEIEPEEETELLKQILFADLPRSTRAESEDLEEEEEEIEEEELTSVQVSEKEFNFLDYMKRFANSNVVKTYVLLLKNYQQNSAHTNHCVAKMLHRIAYDLKMEALLFQLSVFCTFNKILGDAAASAYKELVAFSKYILNKFFSLAATNNKAYVELLFWKNTNVIREMTEGYRKLGEEESEGNRKRIKWTPEDEEELRSLYLQLKEVEDVDVVDNILANLKPGTRTRKQVINHLVQMGLADSVKDFKQEVKGTRIVLWTEDQELELQRLYEEFKDTDDILGNIMKNVTAKRSKARIIEKLISMGLVFDRKELYKKRRKKGKSSGMSEEEFLDELGFDGKHSMEDVEEDEEEEEEAASEEEEEEREDLKYKQTAKKQTGGKMEPFTDKKIQHLVHRLQQEGLSGPLLWLQNCLNRTAEDREEDGSSQAIPLVPLTEDNEDAMENKTFQKLLKKLGIRAPANEQESFWRIPGKLSPEHLRKAASCLVPSAVDVAHDMLADSEEQEANVEQRAEALRALLLARKKKSSTVQQDLQEENQNFPEKSLEPQTKKRRPKTSKKRSVMVDSDEENSIDNTNEHKKLEQLPLDTNTEAKTKSNRPNKSKKRSRLVDSDDDESMTEEQGKEPLELDQKGSLSESDTEENIQPTKKKRLVIEDEDDD is encoded by the exons GTTGACGGTAAATCTAACACAGCCAGCACTTTTATGTTTTGGGAAAGTGCCTCAGGATCCTACATTTCGACACCATTTTCTGCAAGTTGTTTCATTTCTACAGGCATACAAGGAG GCATTTGCAAATGAGAAGCTGTTTGGAGTCTTAAGTGAAAAACTGTATGATTTACTGCAGATG GAATGGGAGCAACGAGAGGAAGAACATAATTTGCTAATAGAAAGGATTCTTCTTCTAGTGCGTAATATTCTCCATGTACCCCCTGACCCAGAGGAGGAGAAA AGTGTGGATGATGATGCTAGTATTCATGACAGAGTGCTTTGGGCAATCCACATGAGTGGGATGGATGATCTAATTAAGTTTTTGGCCAGCTCAGAGACTGAACAGCAATGGAGTATGCATGTACTGGAGACTGTATCTCTCATGTTTAGAGACCAG ATTGCAGAGCATTTAGCTGCAACTGGGCAGACACGTTCAACTGCAGAGCGAGACACTGATATTAAAAACTTGGAGATCCTGAGGCAGCGGGAAATGGCAGAAAAGAAGAACAGAGTGTTTCAGCGTGGGACCCG GCACTCTCGCTTTGGTGGCTCTTACATTGTTCAGGGACTGAAATCTATTGGGGACAAAGATGTTGTTTATCACAAAGGCCTTCACAAT TTCAAGAATTACACTCATGACCTTGGAAAAGAAATGCGTAGAGTCCCAAAAAGAAAGCAGCAGGCCAAGGACACAGAGGCACGTCGCCGCTCTGCACTCAATGTTCGATTGTTTCTAAAGGAGTTTTGTGTTGACTTCCTAGAAAATTGCTACAATCGACAGATGTACATTGTGAAA GATAATCTGATTCGTGAGAAGGCACAGCAGCATGATGAAACATACTACTTGTGGTCCATGGCTTTTTTCATGGGGTTTAATCGCCTTTTCCACTTCAAACCTGAGCTTGTGTCCGAGACAGTGAGCATTAGGACCTTCCACTTCATAGAACAGAACCTCACAAACTACTATGAAATGATGCTGACCGACAAGAAGGAGGCCACATCATGGGCCCGGCG AATGCACCTTGCTCTGAAAGCTTATCAGGAGCTCCTGAGCACTGTTCATGAGATGGACCATTCCAAGGAAGAAGCTGTGCGAGAAAGCAGCAAAATCATTAAAA ataacattttctatttaatgGAATACCGGGAGCTCTTTCTAGCCCTATTCAGAAAATTTGACGAGACTAAGCAGCCACGTTCCTTCTTGAAGGATTTGGTAGAGACAACACATTTGTTTCTTAAAATGCTGGAAAAATTTTGCAAAGGGAAGCAGAATGTGGTGGTGCAG AACCGACGTGTAAAacgaaagaaaaagaagaaatcatcTGCAAGTGGTGCTAAAGAGGCACAGCCTAAGAGCACAGAAGAGCTGGAGGCAATATGGAAAAATGTTTCGGAGCAGCTCAGAACTTGCACAGAG AATTCTGAAAACCTACCTGATAGTGTTGTGCCATTTGATGCTGCCTCTGAGATTCCAGTAGAAGAACAGAGGGCAGAAGCCTTAGTTCGAATCCAAGATGGACTGTTTTCTGGCCGTGCACCAGAGGCCCTTGTTCTGCTGCGTTCGGCTAG agagGTCTGGCCAGAGGGGGATGTTTTTGGTGCTGAAGAAATAGAACCTGAGGAAGAGACTGAGTTGCTAAAACAAATTCTCTTTGCGGATCTTCCCA GATCAACACGGGCTGAAAGTGAAGATCtggaagaagaggaagaggagattGAAGAGGAAGAGCTTACCTCAGTTCAAGTATCTGAGAAGGAATTTAACTTCCTGGATTATATGAAACG GTTTGCAAACTCCAATGTGGTGAAAACATATGTCCTGCTGCTGAAGAATTACCAACAGAACAGTGCTCATACCAATCACTGCGTAGCAAAGATGTTGCACCGCATTGCATACGACCTCAAAATGGAAGCGCTTCTCTTTCAGCTTTCAGTGTTTTGCACTTTCAACAAGATTTTGGGTGATGCAGCAGCAAGTGCCTATAAG GAGTTGGTGGCTTTTTCTAAATACATCTTGAATAAGTTCTTTTCCCTGGCGGCAACAAACAACAAAGCCTACGTGGAGcttcttttctggaaaaacaccAATGTGATTAGAGAAATGACAGAGGGCTATAGAAAACTTGGAGAAGAAGAGAG TGAAGGGAACCGCAAGCGGATAAAATGGACTCCAGAGGATGAGGAGGAGCTCAGGAGTCTTTATTTGCAGTTGAAGGAGGTTGAAG ATGTAGATGTGGTGGATAATATCCTAGCCAACTTAAAACCTGGAACCCGCACTCGGAAGCAAGTCATAAACCATTTGGTGCAAATGGGGCTAGCTGACAGTGTCAAGGACTTCAAACAAGAAGT AAAAGGCACGCGCATTGTGCTCTGGACAGAAGATCAAGAACTGGAGCTTCAGCGCCTTTATGAAGAATTTAAAGACACAGATG ATATATTGGGAAATATAATGAAGAATGTGACTGCAAAACGCTCCAAGGCTAGAATAATAGAGAAGCTTATCAGTATGGGTCTAGTATTCGATCGCAAAGAACTGTATAAGAAGAGAAGGAAAAAGGGCAAGTCATCTGGCATG tctgAAGAAGAGTTTCTCGATGAGCTGGGATTTGATGGAAAGCACAGCATGGAAGATGTAGAGGaagatgaggaggaggaagaagaagcagcaagtgaagaagaagaagaagaaagggagGACCTCAAATATAAACAAACTGCAAAAAAGCAAACAGGTGGCAAAATGGAACCCTTTACCGATAAGAAGATACAGCATTTGGTGCACCGCTTACAACAGGAAG GTTTATCTGGTCCCCTCTTGTGGCTTCAAAACTGTTTAAATCGCACTGCCGAAGACAGAGAAGAGGATG GCTCTTCTCAGGCAATCCCCCTTGTGCCTTTAACGGAAGACAATGAAGACGCTATGGAAAATAAAACATTCCAAAAGCTGCTGAAGAAATTAGGCATCCGTGCTCCAGCAAATGAGCAG GAATCTTTCTGGCGCATCCCAGGTAAATTAAGTCCAGAACATCTCCGCAAGGCAGCCTCCTGTCTTGTTCCCTCCGCTGTAGATGTTGCCCATGATATGCTTGCAGACTCTGAAGAACAAGAGGCAAATGTTGAGCAGAGGGCAGAAGCACTACGTGCACTTTTACTTGCGCGGAAAAAGAAATCATCAACAGTCCAGCAAG ACCTTCAAGAAGAAAACCAGAATTTCCCAGAGAAGTCCTTAgaaccccaaacaaaaaaaagaag acCAAAGACATCAAAGAAGAGAAGTGTAATGGTTGACAGTGATGAAGAGAATTCCATAGACAATACCAATG AGCACAAGAAGTTAGAGCAGCTGCCACTGGACACCAATACAGAGGCAAAGACCAAATCAAATAG accaaataaATCAAAGAAAAGAAGTCGTCTAGTGGACAGTGATGATGATGAATCCATGACAGAAGAGCAAG GCAAGGAGCCTTTAGAACTAGACCAGAAAGGATCATTGTCTGAATCGGACACTGAGGAAAACATTCAGCCAACCAAGAAAAAGCGTCTGGTTATTGAGGATGAAGATGACGACTGA
- the timeless.S gene encoding protein timeless homolog isoform X2, with protein MDLYMMNCELLATCSALGYLEGDTYHKEPDCLESVKDLIRYLRHEDDTRDIRQQLGAAQILQNDLIPLVIQHHNDKQLFDAVIRLTVNLTQPALLCFGKVPQDPTFRHHFLQVVSFLQAYKEAFANEKLFGVLSEKLYDLLQMEWEQREEEHNLLIERILLLVRNILHVPPDPEEEKSVDDDASIHDRVLWAIHMSGMDDLIKFLASSETEQQWSMHVLETVSLMFRDQIAEHLAATGQTRSTAERDTDIKNLEILRQREMAEKKNRVFQRGTRHSRFGGSYIVQGLKSIGDKDVVYHKGLHNNYTHDLGKEMRRVPKRKQQAKDTEARRRSALNVRLFLKEFCVDFLENCYNRQMYIVKDNLIREKAQQHDETYYLWSMAFFMGFNRLFHFKPELVSETVSIRTFHFIEQNLTNYYEMMLTDKKEATSWARRMHLALKAYQELLSTVHEMDHSKEEAVRESSKIIKNNIFYLMEYRELFLALFRKFDETKQPRSFLKDLVETTHLFLKMLEKFCKGKQNVVVQNRRVKRKKKKKSSASGAKEAQPKSTEELEAIWKNVSEQLRTCTENSENLPDSVVPFDAASEIPVEEQRAEALVRIQDGLFSGRAPEALVLLRSAREVWPEGDVFGAEEIEPEEETELLKQILFADLPRSTRAESEDLEEEEEEIEEEELTSVQVSEKEFNFLDYMKRFANSNVVKTYVLLLKNYQQNSAHTNHCVAKMLHRIAYDLKMEALLFQLSVFCTFNKILGDAAASAYKELVAFSKYILNKFFSLAATNNKAYVELLFWKNTNVIREMTEGYRKLGEEESEGNRKRIKWTPEDEEELRSLYLQLKEVEDVDVVDNILANLKPGTRTRKQVINHLVQMGLADSVKDFKQEVKGTRIVLWTEDQELELQRLYEEFKDTDDILGNIMKNVTAKRSKARIIEKLISMGLVFDRKELYKKRRKKGKSSGMSEEEFLDELGFDGKHSMEDVEEDEEEEEEAASEEEEEEREDLKYKQTAKKQTGGKMEPFTDKKIQHLVHRLQQEGLSGPLLWLQNCLNRTAEDREEDGSSQAIPLVPLTEDNEDAMENKTFQKLLKKLGIRAPANEQESFWRIPGKLSPEHLRKAASCLVPSAVDVAHDMLADSEEQEANVEQRAEALRALLLARKKKSSTVQQDLQEENQNFPEKSLEPQTKKRRPKTSKKRSVMVDSDEENSIDNTNEHKKLEQLPLDTNTEAKTKSNRPNKSKKRSRLVDSDDDESMTEEQGKEPLELDQKGSLSESDTEENIQPTKKKRLVIEDEDDD; from the exons GTTGACGGTAAATCTAACACAGCCAGCACTTTTATGTTTTGGGAAAGTGCCTCAGGATCCTACATTTCGACACCATTTTCTGCAAGTTGTTTCATTTCTACAGGCATACAAGGAG GCATTTGCAAATGAGAAGCTGTTTGGAGTCTTAAGTGAAAAACTGTATGATTTACTGCAGATG GAATGGGAGCAACGAGAGGAAGAACATAATTTGCTAATAGAAAGGATTCTTCTTCTAGTGCGTAATATTCTCCATGTACCCCCTGACCCAGAGGAGGAGAAA AGTGTGGATGATGATGCTAGTATTCATGACAGAGTGCTTTGGGCAATCCACATGAGTGGGATGGATGATCTAATTAAGTTTTTGGCCAGCTCAGAGACTGAACAGCAATGGAGTATGCATGTACTGGAGACTGTATCTCTCATGTTTAGAGACCAG ATTGCAGAGCATTTAGCTGCAACTGGGCAGACACGTTCAACTGCAGAGCGAGACACTGATATTAAAAACTTGGAGATCCTGAGGCAGCGGGAAATGGCAGAAAAGAAGAACAGAGTGTTTCAGCGTGGGACCCG GCACTCTCGCTTTGGTGGCTCTTACATTGTTCAGGGACTGAAATCTATTGGGGACAAAGATGTTGTTTATCACAAAGGCCTTCACAAT AATTACACTCATGACCTTGGAAAAGAAATGCGTAGAGTCCCAAAAAGAAAGCAGCAGGCCAAGGACACAGAGGCACGTCGCCGCTCTGCACTCAATGTTCGATTGTTTCTAAAGGAGTTTTGTGTTGACTTCCTAGAAAATTGCTACAATCGACAGATGTACATTGTGAAA GATAATCTGATTCGTGAGAAGGCACAGCAGCATGATGAAACATACTACTTGTGGTCCATGGCTTTTTTCATGGGGTTTAATCGCCTTTTCCACTTCAAACCTGAGCTTGTGTCCGAGACAGTGAGCATTAGGACCTTCCACTTCATAGAACAGAACCTCACAAACTACTATGAAATGATGCTGACCGACAAGAAGGAGGCCACATCATGGGCCCGGCG AATGCACCTTGCTCTGAAAGCTTATCAGGAGCTCCTGAGCACTGTTCATGAGATGGACCATTCCAAGGAAGAAGCTGTGCGAGAAAGCAGCAAAATCATTAAAA ataacattttctatttaatgGAATACCGGGAGCTCTTTCTAGCCCTATTCAGAAAATTTGACGAGACTAAGCAGCCACGTTCCTTCTTGAAGGATTTGGTAGAGACAACACATTTGTTTCTTAAAATGCTGGAAAAATTTTGCAAAGGGAAGCAGAATGTGGTGGTGCAG AACCGACGTGTAAAacgaaagaaaaagaagaaatcatcTGCAAGTGGTGCTAAAGAGGCACAGCCTAAGAGCACAGAAGAGCTGGAGGCAATATGGAAAAATGTTTCGGAGCAGCTCAGAACTTGCACAGAG AATTCTGAAAACCTACCTGATAGTGTTGTGCCATTTGATGCTGCCTCTGAGATTCCAGTAGAAGAACAGAGGGCAGAAGCCTTAGTTCGAATCCAAGATGGACTGTTTTCTGGCCGTGCACCAGAGGCCCTTGTTCTGCTGCGTTCGGCTAG agagGTCTGGCCAGAGGGGGATGTTTTTGGTGCTGAAGAAATAGAACCTGAGGAAGAGACTGAGTTGCTAAAACAAATTCTCTTTGCGGATCTTCCCA GATCAACACGGGCTGAAAGTGAAGATCtggaagaagaggaagaggagattGAAGAGGAAGAGCTTACCTCAGTTCAAGTATCTGAGAAGGAATTTAACTTCCTGGATTATATGAAACG GTTTGCAAACTCCAATGTGGTGAAAACATATGTCCTGCTGCTGAAGAATTACCAACAGAACAGTGCTCATACCAATCACTGCGTAGCAAAGATGTTGCACCGCATTGCATACGACCTCAAAATGGAAGCGCTTCTCTTTCAGCTTTCAGTGTTTTGCACTTTCAACAAGATTTTGGGTGATGCAGCAGCAAGTGCCTATAAG GAGTTGGTGGCTTTTTCTAAATACATCTTGAATAAGTTCTTTTCCCTGGCGGCAACAAACAACAAAGCCTACGTGGAGcttcttttctggaaaaacaccAATGTGATTAGAGAAATGACAGAGGGCTATAGAAAACTTGGAGAAGAAGAGAG TGAAGGGAACCGCAAGCGGATAAAATGGACTCCAGAGGATGAGGAGGAGCTCAGGAGTCTTTATTTGCAGTTGAAGGAGGTTGAAG ATGTAGATGTGGTGGATAATATCCTAGCCAACTTAAAACCTGGAACCCGCACTCGGAAGCAAGTCATAAACCATTTGGTGCAAATGGGGCTAGCTGACAGTGTCAAGGACTTCAAACAAGAAGT AAAAGGCACGCGCATTGTGCTCTGGACAGAAGATCAAGAACTGGAGCTTCAGCGCCTTTATGAAGAATTTAAAGACACAGATG ATATATTGGGAAATATAATGAAGAATGTGACTGCAAAACGCTCCAAGGCTAGAATAATAGAGAAGCTTATCAGTATGGGTCTAGTATTCGATCGCAAAGAACTGTATAAGAAGAGAAGGAAAAAGGGCAAGTCATCTGGCATG tctgAAGAAGAGTTTCTCGATGAGCTGGGATTTGATGGAAAGCACAGCATGGAAGATGTAGAGGaagatgaggaggaggaagaagaagcagcaagtgaagaagaagaagaagaaagggagGACCTCAAATATAAACAAACTGCAAAAAAGCAAACAGGTGGCAAAATGGAACCCTTTACCGATAAGAAGATACAGCATTTGGTGCACCGCTTACAACAGGAAG GTTTATCTGGTCCCCTCTTGTGGCTTCAAAACTGTTTAAATCGCACTGCCGAAGACAGAGAAGAGGATG GCTCTTCTCAGGCAATCCCCCTTGTGCCTTTAACGGAAGACAATGAAGACGCTATGGAAAATAAAACATTCCAAAAGCTGCTGAAGAAATTAGGCATCCGTGCTCCAGCAAATGAGCAG GAATCTTTCTGGCGCATCCCAGGTAAATTAAGTCCAGAACATCTCCGCAAGGCAGCCTCCTGTCTTGTTCCCTCCGCTGTAGATGTTGCCCATGATATGCTTGCAGACTCTGAAGAACAAGAGGCAAATGTTGAGCAGAGGGCAGAAGCACTACGTGCACTTTTACTTGCGCGGAAAAAGAAATCATCAACAGTCCAGCAAG ACCTTCAAGAAGAAAACCAGAATTTCCCAGAGAAGTCCTTAgaaccccaaacaaaaaaaagaag acCAAAGACATCAAAGAAGAGAAGTGTAATGGTTGACAGTGATGAAGAGAATTCCATAGACAATACCAATG AGCACAAGAAGTTAGAGCAGCTGCCACTGGACACCAATACAGAGGCAAAGACCAAATCAAATAG accaaataaATCAAAGAAAAGAAGTCGTCTAGTGGACAGTGATGATGATGAATCCATGACAGAAGAGCAAG GCAAGGAGCCTTTAGAACTAGACCAGAAAGGATCATTGTCTGAATCGGACACTGAGGAAAACATTCAGCCAACCAAGAAAAAGCGTCTGGTTATTGAGGATGAAGATGACGACTGA